From a region of the Rhizophagus irregularis chromosome 3, complete sequence genome:
- a CDS encoding Actin- protein 2: protein MDASKTLVVDNGTGFVKVGYAGSNFPDHVFPSVVGRPILRAEEKVGNVEVKDIMVGDEAAKLRSILQMSYPMENGIIKIWEDMKHLWDYTFHEKLKVDPKDCKVLLTEPPMNPLKNRKEMVQIMFEEYGFQGVYVSIQAVLTLYAQGLLTGVVVDSGDGVTHIVPIYDGYAQTHQTRRLDIAGRDVTRYLIKLLLLRGYAFNRTADFETVRQMKEKLCYVSYDIPLDQKLANETTVLVENYTLPDGRVIKVGSERFEAPECMFQPHLIDVEKPGVAEMLFESIQDAAIDVRPELYRHIVLSGGSSMYPGLPSRLEKELKQLYLERVAKGDTSILKKLKIRIEDPPRRKHMVFLGGAVLANIMKDKQSWWITKQEWEEEGVKSLEKLHGSS, encoded by the exons atggACGCCTCAAAAACATTAGTTGTCGATAATGGAACGGGG tttgtCAAAGTTGGTTATGCTGGCTCCAATTTTCCTGATCATGTGTTTCCTTCTGTTGTTGGAAGACCAATTCTTCGTGCAGAAGAAAAAGTTGGGAACGTAGAAGTGAAAGATATCATGGTTGGCGATGAAGCCGCTAAACTTCGATCAATTTTACAAATGTCATATCCAATGGAAAATGGGATCATAAAGATATGGGAGGATATGAAACATTTATGGGATTATACTTttcatgaaaaattaaaagtagaTCCAAAAGATTGCAAGGTTCTGTTGACGGAACCACCAATGAATCCATTAAAGAATAGAAAAGAGATGGTACAAATTATGTTTGAAGAGTATGGTTTCCAGGGAGTTTATGTTTCTATTCAAGCTGTGCTTACTTTATATGCTcaag gtCTTCTTACTGGAGTAGTAGTTGATTCCGGTGATGGTGTGACACACATTGTTCCAATTTATGATGGGTACGCCCAGACACATCAAACACGTCGATTAGATATTGCTGGTCGCGATGTAACGCGTTACCTCATAAAACTACTTTTATTAAGAGGATATGCATTCAATAGAACAGCAGACTTCGAAACTGTAAGACAAATGAAGGAGAAACTCTGTTATGTAAG TTACGATATTCCTTTAGACCAAAAATTGGCAAATGAAACTACAGTTCTGGTAGAAAATTACACACTACCTGACGGTCGAGTTATCAAAGTTGGTTCCGAACGATTTGAGGCACCTGAGTGTATGTTCCAGCCTCATTTGATTGATGTAGAAAAACCAGGTGTTGCAGAAATGCTTTTTGAATCAATTCAAGATGCTGCTATAGATGTTCGTCCTGAACTATATAGACATATTGTTTTGTCTGGGGGTTCATCTATGTATCCAGGTTTACCAAGTCGTCTTGAAAAAGAACTTAAACAACTGTATTTGGAAAGGGTAGCAAAAGGAGATACTTCAATATTGAAG AAACTAAAAATTCGAATTGAAGATCCACCCAGGCGTAAACATATGGTTTTCCTGGGAGGTGCTGTCCTAGCTAACATTATGAAAGATAAACAATCATGGTGGATTACAAAACAGGAGTGGGAAGAAGAAGGTGTTAaatcattagaaaaattaCATGGTTCATCGTGA
- a CDS encoding Actin- protein 2 variant 2: MVGDEAAKLRSILQMSYPMENGIIKIWEDMKHLWDYTFHEKLKVDPKDCKVLLTEPPMNPLKNRKEMVQIMFEEYGFQGVYVSIQAVLTLYAQGLLTGVVVDSGDGVTHIVPIYDGYAQTHQTRRLDIAGRDVTRYLIKLLLLRGYAFNRTADFETVRQMKEKLCYVSYDIPLDQKLANETTVLVENYTLPDGRVIKVGSERFEAPECMFQPHLIDVEKPGVAEMLFESIQDAAIDVRPELYRHIVLSGGSSMYPGLPSRLEKELKQLYLERVAKGDTSILKKLKIRIEDPPRRKHMVFLGGAVLANIMKDKQSWWITKQEWEEEGVKSLEKLHGSS, translated from the exons ATGGTTGGCGATGAAGCCGCTAAACTTCGATCAATTTTACAAATGTCATATCCAATGGAAAATGGGATCATAAAGATATGGGAGGATATGAAACATTTATGGGATTATACTTttcatgaaaaattaaaagtagaTCCAAAAGATTGCAAGGTTCTGTTGACGGAACCACCAATGAATCCATTAAAGAATAGAAAAGAGATGGTACAAATTATGTTTGAAGAGTATGGTTTCCAGGGAGTTTATGTTTCTATTCAAGCTGTGCTTACTTTATATGCTcaag gtCTTCTTACTGGAGTAGTAGTTGATTCCGGTGATGGTGTGACACACATTGTTCCAATTTATGATGGGTACGCCCAGACACATCAAACACGTCGATTAGATATTGCTGGTCGCGATGTAACGCGTTACCTCATAAAACTACTTTTATTAAGAGGATATGCATTCAATAGAACAGCAGACTTCGAAACTGTAAGACAAATGAAGGAGAAACTCTGTTATGTAAG TTACGATATTCCTTTAGACCAAAAATTGGCAAATGAAACTACAGTTCTGGTAGAAAATTACACACTACCTGACGGTCGAGTTATCAAAGTTGGTTCCGAACGATTTGAGGCACCTGAGTGTATGTTCCAGCCTCATTTGATTGATGTAGAAAAACCAGGTGTTGCAGAAATGCTTTTTGAATCAATTCAAGATGCTGCTATAGATGTTCGTCCTGAACTATATAGACATATTGTTTTGTCTGGGGGTTCATCTATGTATCCAGGTTTACCAAGTCGTCTTGAAAAAGAACTTAAACAACTGTATTTGGAAAGGGTAGCAAAAGGAGATACTTCAATATTGAAG AAACTAAAAATTCGAATTGAAGATCCACCCAGGCGTAAACATATGGTTTTCCTGGGAGGTGCTGTCCTAGCTAACATTATGAAAGATAAACAATCATGGTGGATTACAAAACAGGAGTGGGAAGAAGAAGGTGTTAaatcattagaaaaattaCATGGTTCATCGTGA